One Hordeum vulgare subsp. vulgare chromosome 4H, MorexV3_pseudomolecules_assembly, whole genome shotgun sequence DNA window includes the following coding sequences:
- the LOC123447421 gene encoding probable transcription factor At5g28040: MASDQTLPPPPLLPSNPNQIPPPTPTAPLPLPHHPTPSPSPASAARKLPIKRRSPPRPSSSPSSSGAASSGDPLKAAHQQPPFKFQRIWSESDELRFLQGLLGCGAQGLVFPRDLNVFYDRFSESMPQPYTRSQLSEKLRRLRNKHRGVSARVARGLDPARLAPHDRDVLHLCSRLWDPASAATSPFAATGASAGSSGNKRRRANPAPPPLPDVPAPSGDSNSHGCYWIGSSIPGAAASFPDDNCGGGEDVMYLEQENGHHLYFDEDAAFVADGNLNGITLDGIALEQAETMAVLTDAGDNGVVGNDYVAPPNVVNNGVSSENGNCNVLLPRSSEHRMASSVLDVFEECLREAKADGMGSGGSAEESELARRWRAQRIDELDVLSRRLRLIIEDATAAGH, translated from the coding sequence ATGGCCTCGGACCAAACCCTCCCACCCCCACCGCTACTCCCGTCCAACCCCAACCAGATCCCGCCCCCGACCCCGACCGCACCGCTCCCGCTCCCGCACCACCCGACCCCGTCCCCATCCCCCGCCTCCGCCGCGCGGAAGCTCCCCATCAAGCGCCGCTCCCCGccgcgcccctcctcctcgccctcctcctccggcgccgcctcctccggcgacccCCTCAAGGCCGCCCACCAGCAGCCGCCCTTCAAGTTCCAGCGCATCTGGTCCGAGTCGGACGAGCTGCGCTTCCTGCAGGGCCTGCTCGGCTGCGGCGCGCAGGGCCTCGTCTTCCCCCGCGACCTCAACGTCTTCTACGACCGCTTCTCCGAGTCCATGCCGCAGCCCTACACCCGCTCCCAGCTCTCCGAGAAGCTCCGCCGCCTCCGCAACAAGCACCGCGGCGTCTCCGCCCGCGTCGCCAGGGGCCTCGACCCCGCCCGCCTCGCCCCTCACGACCGCGACGTGCTCCACCTCTGCTCCCGCCTCTGGGACCCcgccagcgccgccacctcccccttcGCCGCCACGGGCGCCTCCGCCGGCTCCTCGGGCAACAAGCGCCGCCGCGCCAACCCTGCGCCCCCGCCGCTGCCCGACGTCCCCGCCCCCTCGGGGGACAGCAACTCCCATGGCTGCTACTGGATCGGTTCCTCCATCCCGGGGGCCGCCGCTTCCTTCCCCGACGACAactgcggcggcggcgaggatgtGATGTATCTCGAGCAGGAGAACGGCCACCACCTCTATTTTGATGAAGATGCCGCTTTTGTTGCCGACGGCAACCTTAATGGGATCACCTTGGACGGGATTGCGCTGGAGCAGGCTGAGACCATGGCCGTTCTCACCGACGCCGGTGACAATGGGGTTGTTGGCAACGACTATGTAGCTCCCCCAAATGTTGTGAACAATGGAGTTAGTAGTGAGAATGGTAACTGCAATGTATTGCTGCCGCGTAGCAGCGAGCATCGCATGGCAAGTTCCGTGTTGGATGTGTTTGAGGAGTGTTTAAGGGAGGCAAAGGCCGATGGAATGGGTAGTGGTGGCAGTGCCGAGGAAAGCGAACTCGCCAGGCGGTGGAGGGCGCAGAGGATTGATGAGCTTGATGTGTTGAGCCGAAGGCTCAGGTTGATCATTGAGGATGCTACTGCCGCTGGGCACTAA